In Pleuronectes platessa chromosome 8, fPlePla1.1, whole genome shotgun sequence, the genomic stretch TATAGACCTGGGAGCTGATACATGAGGCCAGATGTAGTGTCTGTATGGAAACACCGCAACGCACCAACAGCCCACAGAGAGATGAGTCACAGCCGataaaataatgtttccatTAAGAAGATCTTAGACTTAGGACTTTCACTGCTGGATCCTAAGGCAGAGCTGCGACtctcactgaaacacacatttcataaCGCTTCACCCACTGACCCACTGTCCACTGCCACTAGCCCCAAGGAGCAGACTAGTCCCTTGAGATCACatggacagaaaaacacagtacGTGCTAAAGTGAGCATAATGCGAGAATAATCACTCAAGAGAGCACACCAAGGTCAAAGGTGAATGAGGCTAAGAGTGATATGGAGGAGTTATGAGATATTTCTTCATACAAACTGGACGAAATCCCCTCTTTACTTATCCAGATTTCCTCTGCTTGTTGATGTGGAAAACACTGACAGAAAGAATATTTATGCTGCTGTACTTAAGAACGGTTGTCCTTTACAATAGTTGATACTTCTTTTGCCTTATCACACATTGATTCCAAGTCATACCATGCAAACACTGTGTATACCACAATCAGGTAACGTTAACTTTTTGTGTATTGTGACAGCATTCACATGGTATCAGAATAAGTTTCCAAAGGGGAAAATTCGCGTGAACGACACCTCATCTCGGAACATCAACTCCAAAAATCTCCCCATAAAAATGAAAGTAATATAAAAACTAGTCTCATCTGAAGAAATCCAGTGTGTGAATTAAAGagcaaaacaatgaaaacaaaacaattcactGTGCTCCATGATTAGTTAACACAGTCGGGTTATATactgaggagacacatgaaacTCACATTGTTAACCACATTCTAATTCTGATTTGCAAACTTTGCTTATTGTATATTTAGTTTCATGCTGAACTCCACGGGCGAAACTGAAACATCAACTTCTCTCCGGGTCTGCATATTTGATCTCAATGCCACAGCAATAATTTGCATGGTGTACGCGTGTGGTGCAGCATCAAAGGAAATAACTGCCAAATGTGAGTGGGTTTGCATGCGTGCTTGCGTTTGTTTGTGCCTCAGTGAGTGCTGTTCAGAGTGTTATTATGTGTCGTGTTGAAAAGGTTCTTTATCAGTATCTGATGCCTGTCGTGCAATATGCAGTTTTGCATATCCCAGCATGCAGGTGGTCAAATAGGACAGGCATCATAGACCTCAACTTCAAGACTAAATTACAGCATCTGTGTCATCTTGTTTTTGGACTGATTGAGGCAAAGACACAGCAACAGACGCAGTCCTTGTTGATGTGAGGTGACACCGACGGTTCGTTTCTGCTTTGTGGCTTTTGGACACTGTTGTTTTGCTAGAAATGTCCTTTATTTAACTCTTCTCTTGACTCGTCTTTGACTTTTCTCTCCTCTACCAGGATGCCATTGTCTGAGTGAACTGGACCACCAGTTGATCAGTGCACGACATACAATAAAGTTCAATTtggtaaaaaacacaatttctctGGGACGCTGCAGACAACAGGACAATAGTGGGGACTCCTCCCCGTCACTGTGGACAGCATGGATCTTCAAACAAACCCATCACAAGACTACAAGCAGCTTTCCTGATACAAGCTCCCTGCTGGTTGACAAGGCAGCTCAACAGAAAACAGCCCTCGGCTTAAGATGGACTTAATTAATCAAAGCTGTAACACCACTGACGATATGCGCAGGTACCAGCACTACATATATGCAGTGGTGTACAGTGTGATCCTAGCACCTGGCCTGCTGGGTAATGTGCTGGCGCTCTGGGTGTTCAGTGTCTACATCAGAGAAACCAAAAAGGCTGTGGTGTTCATGATGAACCTGGCTGTGGCCGACCTGCTGCAGGTAAAGACAACTCCATGTCTTACATATATACTCATCTACAGTCGTTGGCGGCTAGAGGTGAAATGAGCCTGCCTTCAaattatgttttcctttttagttTATTCAACAAGTTTAAATAAGATAATACAGACAGTACTTGTGACATGTGTATAAGTTTGGGCACCTTTCGACTTGTTATACACTCAGAACTTTTTCCCACCTGAGTTGGGCAAAGCTAtcatagtagcaaaatgcttagaaatgtcccgtccaatcagaatgagccggacacttctaggcacttatcatagtagcaaaatgcctagaaatgtcccgaccaatcagaatgagccggacacttctaggcacttatcatagtagcagtgcttagaaatgtcccgaccaaccggaatgagccggacacttccatgcacttatcattgaggcaaaatgcctagaaatgtcccactcttgtggttagggatctgcaatacttgggaccTTGCCTGCCTCTGACATAGGtttccctgtcctcctcctgaACCTTGACCTATCATCACTCTCGTTGAGTGACCAGTCAGGTAGGACAGGTGCGGGTGTTAGTCCACCTCAGATGGCGTTATAGGGTAAAATCATTTTCTTCCTCTAGAACAACTTTGCactgtgttttctcctcaggtgctctctctgcctctgcggATTTACTACTACTTGAACAACACCTGGCCCTTTGGAAATGTCCTCTGTATGATCTGCTTCTATCTCAAGTACGTCAACATGTACGCCTCAATCTACTTCCTAGTGTGGGTCAGCGTGCGTCGCTGCCAGCTGATCATGCATCCGTTGAGGTACAGCTCATCCAGGCGGAAGGGGGACATGTGTATCTGTGGCTTTGGCTGGCTGTTCGTCTGTCTGGGCTGTCTGCCATTCCCTCTGCTGAGGAACCCTGTTGCTGCCCAGAACATCCAGCCGGTGTGTTTCTCAGAGCTGCCCCTGAGGCCTGTCAGTGCTCCAGTAGCCTTGAGTCTCCTGATCCTAGCGGAGATGGTGGGCTTCATCATCCCCCTCATCCTGGTGTTAGCCTGCGCCTGTCTGACTGCGGGCAGCCTTCGGGAGGTGAGAGATGGGGCGATTCCTGACCGAGGGGAGAAGCGGAGGGCGTTGAGGATGGTGCTGAGCTGTGCTGCAGTCTTCTTGGTGTGCTTCGCTCCTTACCATGTAACCATGCCCCTGGATTTCTTGGCCAAAGCCAACGCTCTCAGCAACTGTGCCCTCAGGAACCAGATTCTGCTGTGCCACCCCATCACActctgtctggccagtctgaacTGCAGCCTGGACCCGATCATGTACTATTTCACCACAGATGAATTCAGGAGGCGACTGAGCAAACCAGAGATTCCGGAGGGCAGGACTATCAGCAGGAATCTGTCCTGCATGACAGGACGAGAGAAGGCAGAGGACAACTAGACTGCAGTCATATTGAAGGATCAATAAATCTCAACCATAAAACATTGACATTAATCCTGTGCACTCCAGCAAACTAGGGAAATATTACTTAAAGGCATACCAGTAAGAGAAAATATGGGAGAAATAActttaaatgtgaatttgtatttctatttatttttcaataaaacGTGTCTGCTTTTTCTAATTTGAATTTTCATCAGTGCAGACATCTCTAAATCAAGATACTTGCAAAACCTCTAATACAGCTCTAAGGCTAGTTTGCATAGGATTataaacatgtgactgctggCTTTCATTGGAGCTACAATAAAAAAGCAATCTGCCAAAATGTTCAGTAGGTAAAGAAATGCAACTTTATTCAACAACAAAGTGAAGTTCACTTCAGTAGCTGTACACAACATTGGTTTTTTTATCTATTCTTCTAGTTTTCAGTTAAAAAGCGGAGACAGAAACAGTTTTACGAGCACACTTCCTGTCTGATTGTCTCTCTGTGCAGACATTGTGTAGGAAACTGACTTTATTTGCCAAAAAAGCCACTTTTTCATACAAATTTTTTCTTTATGACTTTCAACATCAAACCAACACATTTGTGCAGATAATTGTTACTGTagtaacattttttaatatatagtGTTGTTGAAAAAGAGATGCTCAACCTACAGTAATCTATTTCTCACTGTCTCAAGACAATCCCATGATATGGGACCATAAgaacttataaataaaaaatttcaaACTAGAGTCAAATTTCCCGTTAGCTTATACTTTCATCAACCATCCTTCAAGTTTACTGTCACAAATGAGGTTTATACACAATCACATACACTGGTCATATAGGGTGTTTAACTGTTTACCATCAGGGTTACATGAAATCATGACACATCAGGGACAGCCGAGGCTTCTGGGTTACTCTCAGAAATATCTACAAAGTGCAGGCTGAGAGCTCGGGGCTTGTGCACCTCTGGTACCATCCATAagaaaacaatgacaaagacATGGGCTGAACTGTAGCGTACCTCCGCAGGGTGACTTGTGCTGTATCACACTATAACACGTAGTGTATCTCTATAAACCCCAGGAGGAGTgggctgacacacagacacggcTGAGACGGATAGCTTCCCCTAATATCTAGATAATTCAGCAGAATGACCCTCGTCCGGAGGCGACGAGATGTTGTAACACGTCAGTAACAACGATAAGATTAGTCTGCAGAAATCTACGGCAACAGAACAAAaaccataaaaacataaatgaaactTGGTTATATTCTTAGTTAGCAGGCTGACGGAGGTTATCAGTACAAGACTAGTTAACACTTGAGTAAAAGGGTTATGACCTATGTAGGTTCAGGGGAGAatagcagaggaggagcaggaggagctggggggGGTTAGGCTCTAATGCTGTAACTTAAATTCACTTATCACTGTGGTTAAAGCAGGGGAGGCAAAAATTGGATTTAGTGTTTTACACAAAAGTAACTTTCTACTTCTACTCAAAGTTGTGCCCTCCTGTATACACTCCCAtcatctctctcactctggcTTCTCTCTCGTACTCTCTTTCTTGCTTTCTCTCTCCGACGTATACGTTCAGGCTTTCACATCAGGCCTTGCAGATCCGGGTCTCCGTCACAAACTTGTTCTCAAAGTGGTGGATGGTGAAACAGTCGTCTGCAGAGCGCTTCTGGATACCTCCACCTGACGgacgcagagacacacaaacattaggGATGAATAGTCAAGTCGCTGTGTGTTTGGTAAGTTTTTAAACACAAAGGGCATAAAAGTCTGCAGCTTCATCACAATATGAAACGATACTGATTCACTGTCGATGTCACAAAATCGGTTTGTCAAGTCAAAGAAGTGTGCATCAGCCTGTAGCCGTGCTCCTAGAAATATTTCACTTTTGCATTAATACATTATATCATTGCTACTTGAATCAATATATTGTTCCAGATCAATGCATGGTTACAcccctttaaaaacacatggaCTGAAATTCATGATTTTATTAAGAACCACAACAGCTAAGTGGCCTTGATTTTGTCTTGTCTTCAAATTTGATCAGAACTGCTATTACcgaaaataactaatttaagtTTAATTTCTGTTTCTGAAATAACTGCAGATCCAATATAAGTGTTGTGTGCTTTGttaatttgacaaaaaaagtgtctgtatacaaagatggatgacacaacTTACTCCCACTTCACAGAAATGAAGGCCAAATAACCTGGATTCAAACCCTGCCACCTTGTACATTTGAAGCCAATCATGATTCAGTTTTCTTAGTCGTCAATAATGATGCTTCACCCCAGTTTTAATAGCAgcgaataaataaataattaaaagcaaACTGATTGAGAAATATACACATTGCAACCCTGTAAACAATGGATTTTATTTGGAGGTTTTCAACGTCGACACACAGTCAATCAACTGCTGCCGTTTCAAATGCTCCCCAGAGGCTGTCAGCCTGTTTaatcaaatatctaaaaatgcTAAATGCTCTTtagaacaatataaaaatatgcAGTACATGCTGATTATTTTCTAATTAGAACAGAGGTTAAAAACATGACAGGGTCTGTCAGTTCTGGCTTTGCACTACACTGTACCTGGCAGGCTGGAGCGACGCTGCATCCTGTACGTCTCCTTCCCGTCACACAGCCGGCGGATGTAGAAGCCTAGAGGTTTAATGTCCTCAATACGCTCCGTCACCACCAGGTCCTCGTGCACCAGGTAGCTGCGGTAGGAGCCAGACTgggacacaaagaaacagaacatggaggaattacaaaaaaaaatgtttaaactacTTTTAtagaagaaggaagaagaacaTTAGTGGGAAGGAGTGTGACAACTACGAGTGGGAGGGACTCTGTATAATAAATGAATCATCCTCAAGCTTCTACATTTTCAAACCCATCAGATAGTTAAAGTCACCAGTTGCACAACCACCGACCAATAGCCAACTGCTCTATAACATGACATGGTGGATATCTCAGTGAGAAGTCACACCATATTTGAAATGACTGCTTTAAAACTTGCAGTAAACTTTCCATCTATATAAAgctgaaaatgttttctatAGGAACCTGATAGTGCCCGTGGAAAAACCTTTATCTGGGGTAACACAGCACTTTGTTTTCACgggtaaaaatgtatttgtagttTGAAGTTGCGACACAGCTTTACTCTTTGATCTAACAAAGGAAACTTGGGGTatgcaaaaaaaatgcatttgagGCCTTTTTCTGTTGAATATTAACGTCACTTATCTAAAGACAATGAAAAGGTGCACAAAACATGCCAGAATCAATACCTGGTTGTGATCACTAGTCTGATTCACAATGAGTAACTGAAGGTCTGGAATAGGCGAAGATGTGTGTGCTGGAATAGTTTACTTGACAAATTGCAGACGTGTTGGATATTGCATTAAAAGTTATTGCAAATCCCTGGATATCCCCAGATCACATTTAGTCCTTAATATTGGAGCCTATGCATAAGTTTCAATGAGAGAACTATTTGACTATAGTTGTACTACTATAAACCAAGTTTGCTATGGATCTTATATTTAATCTTTCATAGTGTACTTTTACTGAATTGGTTTTAATTGAATGTGTTTTGCTATTTGatgtttttaactgttttgAAAGGGGCAATatgaataaagttgtttttattataatattaagtTGGCAGCTGCGTCCTCAGATCACAAGGCGATCACTAGTACTCACCATCAGCTGTGAGAAGAGGTCAATGAGGTCCTGAGGGGGCAGCACCACCGAGGTGTTCAGAGGGATCACAAAGCAGGTCCGCAGAGTCAGGTCCAGATAGGCCGTCAGCttctactcacacacacagagggaattTCAACCATCTACCAAGCTGGTTGAATCATCTGAAATACTGTGTGTGGGGTTGTCAGTGTGGTTCTTATCCTCGTCCTCACCCTGTTGAAGTCGTGGAGGATGTATGCAGGGTCTCCAGATCTGAAGCGGGGAGGGGGGACGCTGATGACGGCCATGTTGTCAGAgatttccacctcctcctcgacCCGGGGAAGGTAGTAGGGCTGGTTCTCTCCTCTAGGTCCACCGGACACGTCATTGAACTGCATGGCGCCGTGATACAACCTCTAACGGAGACAAATTAATAAACCAATCGAAGCCTAATCACCATCAAAGtgttatttagttattaaattCATAAATGTATGTCTTTTAATGCTCACACTTTCCTCAATGTAGCATCACACACTTGTTATAACGTcacactttaacacaaatacacagatctAAACAACCAGTGGGTTCTCTGCATCGTCCACCTGTTTGTACAGCCAGTGTCTCAAGTTTAACAAACAACAGCAGCCTTACTTCGAAAGAATAACATACTGTAGCAACTTTTGGCTGCCAGGGGGCGCCAGAGCACATGCTAAATTTAGTTTGGGCCTGTTAAAGTGGAGTTAGGGCTGGAGTGGTAACAGTTCTTTGAGTTGGTCTAATAAAGCTTAGAGCTGAGAACAGGATTATCAGACACTAGAGGTTGGATAATAGACTCAATACTGAATTTGTTTGCAAAGttctttaatatattttttgtgtttgtgtatatttttgcAAGAATGcatgtaaatattattttatgacAATTTGTCTACTAACAATTTTACAGTTTACATTAGGAGAAACTGTTGCTTTAATTTAACAACATTACAAATTTAGGAAGACGAAAGTAAGAAgcttgttaaatgttaaatatcagAATAAATATAGAAGATTAATCTCCTACACAACGTTGAATTCCATTGGAACTACAAAGGTGTTTAAACATGGAATGAATAGTTTAATGAGACGCTTTAGAACTTGCTTCATTTGCATAAGAGGAAAATCCCTGTGGCCACAGTGGAGCTACTCTCACTGAGGGACCCTTCCCACTGACAACACAGCAGAATTCAAATAGGTGAAGTCTGCACTTTCCCATGAAGACTGAAGCAGGCGAGAGTCAGCACTCTGGTTTCCCACCAAGGCCTCAGTGTCTCCTCAGC encodes the following:
- the gpr174 gene encoding probable G-protein coupled receptor 174, whose protein sequence is MDLINQSCNTTDDMRRYQHYIYAVVYSVILAPGLLGNVLALWVFSVYIRETKKAVVFMMNLAVADLLQVLSLPLRIYYYLNNTWPFGNVLCMICFYLKYVNMYASIYFLVWVSVRRCQLIMHPLRYSSSRRKGDMCICGFGWLFVCLGCLPFPLLRNPVAAQNIQPVCFSELPLRPVSAPVALSLLILAEMVGFIIPLILVLACACLTAGSLREVRDGAIPDRGEKRRALRMVLSCAAVFLVCFAPYHVTMPLDFLAKANALSNCALRNQILLCHPITLCLASLNCSLDPIMYYFTTDEFRRRLSKPEIPEGRTISRNLSCMTGREKAEDN
- the LOC128445489 gene encoding integral membrane protein 2A, which encodes MVKIAFNSALAQKALGKEAPDAEKDPELASDPVGNAGSTGRCLLTLLGIAFILSGLIVGGACLYRYFTPKRLYHGAMQFNDVSGGPRGENQPYYLPRVEEEVEISDNMAVISVPPPRFRSGDPAYILHDFNRKLTAYLDLTLRTCFVIPLNTSVVLPPQDLIDLFSQLMSGSYRSYLVHEDLVVTERIEDIKPLGFYIRRLCDGKETYRMQRRSSLPGGGIQKRSADDCFTIHHFENKFVTETRICKA